From Pseudomonadota bacterium, a single genomic window includes:
- a CDS encoding MBL fold metallo-hydrolase: MSETEDILGPLDSDTMRVVFLYVGQGESTLVLMPDGNGHHLSMLIDCNRAESLGGVNLPKFLGEVLPKNSDGKPVLDVFLNTHPHSDHLGGLDEIREAVHVGAVWHSGHKPSSAHKGPYGELDKLIKEVAGRRGQEIRLEGSRTPYDWGSGEVHVLSPAQYIVDEIEDETPEQRDARIHDQCGVVRIAYGDGDSKTRIMITGDSDKRAWTRITGYHGKPEDNRISAHVLSASHHGSYTFFKDRADDPEPYEEHIKTIAPERVIISAPDKKDSKHDHPDDDAVKRYTKAVGKDYVHHMGSRAWSFFIDAYSDGSYTLSDDRGKLAETFGFGDDDDDGDGGGGSGTKKAAPAVISRVERSRPMGDR, encoded by the coding sequence ATGAGCGAGACGGAAGACATCCTAGGACCACTCGATTCGGACACCATGCGTGTAGTGTTCCTCTACGTCGGTCAGGGTGAGTCCACGCTCGTTCTGATGCCCGACGGCAACGGGCACCATCTCTCAATGCTGATCGACTGCAACCGCGCCGAATCGCTCGGCGGGGTCAATCTCCCGAAGTTCCTCGGCGAGGTGTTGCCCAAGAACTCCGATGGCAAGCCTGTGCTCGACGTCTTTCTGAACACCCATCCCCACAGCGACCACCTCGGTGGGCTGGATGAGATTCGCGAGGCGGTCCATGTCGGCGCCGTCTGGCACAGCGGACACAAGCCGAGCTCCGCGCATAAGGGACCGTACGGCGAGCTGGACAAGCTGATCAAGGAGGTAGCAGGGCGCCGCGGCCAAGAGATCCGGCTTGAAGGAAGTCGCACCCCCTACGACTGGGGCTCTGGAGAGGTCCACGTCCTTTCACCAGCGCAGTACATCGTCGATGAGATCGAGGACGAGACGCCCGAGCAACGCGACGCTCGCATTCACGACCAATGCGGAGTCGTTCGCATCGCGTACGGCGACGGGGACAGCAAGACCCGAATCATGATCACTGGCGACTCGGACAAGCGGGCGTGGACGCGCATCACCGGGTACCACGGGAAGCCGGAAGACAACCGCATCAGTGCGCACGTCCTGAGCGCGTCTCACCACGGCTCCTACACCTTCTTCAAGGACCGAGCAGACGATCCAGAGCCCTACGAGGAGCACATAAAAACCATCGCGCCCGAGCGCGTGATCATCTCGGCGCCCGACAAGAAGGACAGCAAGCACGACCATCCGGATGATGACGCCGTGAAGCGCTATACGAAGGCCGTAGGCAAGGACTACGTCCACCACATGGGTTCGAGAGCCTGGTCGTTCTTCATCGATGCGTACTCGGACGGCTCCTACACGCTTAGCGACGATCGCGGGAAACTGGCGGAGACATTTGGTTTCGGCGACGACGACGATGATGGGGACGGTGGAGGAGGCTCGGGCACCAAGAAGGCGGCGCCAGCTGTGATCAGTCGTGTCGAGCGCAGTCGGCCGATGGGAGACAGGTGA
- a CDS encoding Mov34/MPN/PAD-1 family protein — protein sequence MNSSWFIRQPALFRRECDAITREFPEMRLDEGALAKGKLVFQGTLVIARGKTNDNVVLSLEYPDAFPYARPDIIPLVAANDGGATASTPRFFSARHQMANGSICLFEREPQDNPHAYITGVAALRRARTWLPHAMRGVLPKGLDTLESELEAHYNRLGDVLLGPMLFDDLGASGEFILAFFPAFRRGERYPLHAVTHVRGSDSWRNDERTLDRVGLDRSPEFWSATPPTTDNVLKVKWWRLEQEPPPVRTIEELARLIFPDGDDAVGRLKGELASDLASRNAVHVPLCFPDRAGTGSEWLFLRIPIRESSLPKVKVDGHAGQLLDFAGKDMFDGATIGILRSQDLRQPSLTVRNKARIPTGVQDLSFGLAGAGALGSTTADLLAKAGVGRLRVIDPALLNAHNAVRHLAGVGSAGMPKALVVAANVNAHNPHCDITCAFEDVLKLPEDDPAWQASCLVSTIADDAVELALNRMATAREMTVYYLRALRSGSTGRLVRVRPGADACLECLGHYHAERNEQAIAIPPQADEVIARECGQPVLAASAADLAVVAGLGVRTLLHDLVDPTDLNQWVWTSEGIPELAGLQTPFSSRSTALAPHPKCGVCGVGLPERVHLREELRGEMTRQAREHAPNETGGILIGRRRGHVVEVLAVSDAGPKAISEPSRFERDGEYCQAYLERTVAELGAGVDYVGEWHSHPGSSATPSTRDTASFVEIAEDPDYLTTSPLLVIVAPASKDDRVDWSFNVFPAGGLARAIQLEGADAVGRYTESIATEVALPSDATV from the coding sequence GTGAACAGCTCTTGGTTCATCCGGCAGCCCGCGCTGTTTCGACGGGAGTGCGATGCCATTACCCGCGAGTTCCCCGAGATGCGCCTGGACGAGGGGGCGCTCGCCAAGGGCAAACTCGTGTTCCAGGGGACCCTGGTCATCGCTCGCGGAAAGACGAACGACAACGTGGTCCTATCGCTCGAGTATCCGGACGCGTTCCCCTACGCACGTCCTGACATCATCCCGCTCGTTGCAGCGAATGACGGCGGTGCGACTGCCTCTACGCCGAGGTTCTTCTCCGCGCGCCACCAGATGGCAAACGGATCCATCTGTCTGTTCGAACGGGAGCCGCAAGACAACCCACACGCGTACATCACGGGCGTCGCCGCGTTGCGACGCGCACGTACCTGGCTCCCCCACGCGATGCGCGGCGTGCTACCCAAAGGCCTCGACACGCTCGAGTCTGAACTCGAGGCCCACTACAACCGCCTGGGGGACGTGCTCCTCGGGCCCATGCTGTTCGACGACCTGGGAGCCAGCGGCGAGTTCATCCTGGCCTTCTTTCCGGCGTTTCGCCGCGGTGAGCGCTACCCGCTGCATGCGGTGACCCACGTTCGAGGCAGCGACAGCTGGCGCAACGATGAACGGACTCTCGATCGCGTAGGCCTCGATCGGTCACCCGAGTTCTGGTCCGCGACCCCTCCTACCACTGACAACGTCCTCAAGGTGAAGTGGTGGCGACTCGAGCAGGAGCCGCCACCGGTTCGCACGATCGAGGAGCTTGCGCGCCTGATCTTTCCGGACGGCGACGATGCTGTCGGGAGGCTGAAAGGCGAGCTGGCGTCCGATCTCGCCAGCCGCAACGCCGTCCATGTTCCGCTGTGCTTTCCGGACCGCGCAGGCACAGGAAGTGAGTGGTTGTTTCTCCGGATACCGATCCGTGAGTCCAGCCTGCCAAAGGTCAAGGTGGACGGGCACGCCGGGCAACTGCTCGACTTTGCTGGCAAGGATATGTTCGATGGCGCAACGATCGGCATTCTGCGCTCCCAGGATCTTCGGCAGCCATCGTTGACCGTCCGGAACAAGGCGAGAATCCCAACCGGCGTGCAGGACCTCTCGTTCGGGCTCGCTGGCGCCGGTGCCCTTGGCTCGACGACCGCGGACCTTCTCGCGAAAGCAGGTGTCGGGCGGCTGCGAGTCATCGATCCGGCGCTGCTCAACGCTCACAACGCCGTTCGTCATCTCGCAGGGGTTGGCTCCGCAGGCATGCCCAAGGCCCTCGTTGTCGCCGCGAACGTGAACGCCCACAACCCGCACTGCGACATCACGTGCGCCTTCGAAGACGTGCTCAAGCTGCCGGAGGATGATCCAGCGTGGCAAGCAAGCTGCTTGGTCAGCACCATTGCCGACGACGCTGTCGAACTCGCGCTGAATCGCATGGCGACCGCCCGTGAGATGACCGTCTATTATCTGCGTGCGCTTCGTTCTGGCTCCACGGGACGACTCGTTCGTGTGCGCCCAGGAGCCGACGCGTGCCTCGAGTGCCTCGGCCACTACCACGCCGAGCGCAACGAGCAGGCGATCGCGATCCCGCCTCAGGCCGACGAGGTGATTGCCCGTGAATGCGGGCAGCCCGTGCTTGCCGCAAGCGCGGCAGATCTGGCCGTAGTAGCGGGGCTGGGAGTACGCACCCTCCTGCACGACCTTGTCGACCCGACGGATCTCAACCAGTGGGTCTGGACCTCGGAGGGCATCCCAGAGCTCGCTGGTCTGCAGACGCCCTTCTCGAGTCGCTCGACCGCGCTTGCTCCGCATCCCAAGTGCGGGGTCTGTGGAGTGGGACTCCCGGAACGCGTCCACCTTCGCGAAGAGCTCCGTGGCGAGATGACCAGGCAAGCGCGCGAACATGCGCCCAACGAGACCGGCGGCATACTGATCGGCCGCCGCCGCGGCCACGTGGTCGAGGTGCTGGCGGTGAGCGATGCGGGACCCAAGGCCATCAGTGAGCCCTCGCGGTTCGAGCGCGACGGGGAGTACTGCCAGGCCTACCTAGAACGAACGGTCGCCGAGCTGGGTGCGGGCGTCGACTACGTCGGAGAGTGGCACAGCCATCCCGGCTCGAGCGCGACGCCAAGCACGAGAGACACAGCGTCCTTCGTGGAAATCGCGGAGGACCCGGACTACCTGACGACATCTCCGCTGTTGGTAATCGTCGCGCCAGCCAGCAAAGACGATCGTGT